The nucleotide sequence aaCCAAGTGAAAGTTACAAAAAGGCATATATTACTGTGAAAAGAACACACTCCACATTTTGCCGATTAATAATGAAAATCATAATTTAACATAATAAAAGAATATATATCTATTGCTTTTCATCATACCCGATAAATACAGTATGAACAAATTACCAATGTATACTTTTCACAAGATAATAAATAAGTTAAATAGTTTCATATTGAGTTGTGTGCAGTGACTCATACATGCAATCAACTcaaacagctaaaaaaaaattttaaaaaatcagcagtTATTCTCCAACAATTACAAACTAAACTCAGTTGAGTGCTTCCAAATAAAGCAACAACAGAAAATTGTTCTAAAAGCCAAACATCCACTAAGTGGTGGCAATGGAACCAATATTAAACTTTGGAATGAAGGTTTTAGCATTtgttataataataatatatagatatatataaaaaagaaggTTGTTATCAAGGCATATTCTTGGCAGGAtgttggatttttcttttttttttttcctaaaaaaaaagcttatagGTTTAGtatgttctgtgtttttatttgaacTGGATTGAAAGACAAACTAGtttgtaactttttttctgtgtgtctgcaggattggaggagctgggctggcgAACCGGCGCTCCCCGGATTGTTTGTTGCTTTCTGGTGCTGTCTTTTCTAAtgctgtttttttatttttcgAACACAGATGGaatggctgctgctggtgcGTATCATAACTTGTCTCCAAAGAacgacaacaaaaaaaaaccccgaaaCAAAAATCCCCTTCTTCCAAGGTCTCTCTATAAAAATAGGTTTGTTCAGTTCGTGTCATTTGCCCTTttgcaaaatgctttgtttCTCGTTTTGTTCAGCTCTCGGtgtatagatagatagatatataaaataaaaccaaccaaaaatagagaggaaggagaggtttCGCTTTCTTCGTTCGGTAACTTACTTGCAGGGCCGCCGCGGGGCCCCCCCCGGCCGCTGCCCCGTCCTCCCTCAGTCGTCGGAGATGGAGAGGCGGCTGAAGATGGGCAGGCGGCGGCCCGAGTCCAGGCTGGGCGACTCGGAGCCGCTGAGGGAGCCGGAGCTGAGGGAGCCGCTCAGGTAACTCTCCCGGTCGGAGAGCGAGTCCGGCGGGCTGGGCGGCGCGTCAAAGACGGGCGACTCGGAGAGGCGGCGGAGGGGCTGGAAGCTGAAGGGCGGCgaggcggggggcggcgggcagGCCccgccgggcggcggcggctgctgctggcagcggTAAtaggcggcggcggccgcggccgcggcggcggcagcggcgaAGTTCTGGGTGTGGAGGGCGAGGGGGGCGATGaggctgcccagctcctgccccgaGAAGGCGAAAGCGTTGTTGGCGCAGGGTGGCGAGAGCAGCTCCTCGCAGTAAGAGGCGgaggcgggcggcggcggcgtgCGCGAACCGCCGGGGCTCTCCAGCAGGGCGGCGTCCAGGCGGCCaccgggcggcggcggcggcggggcggtGCCGTGGGGGTGCGGGgggtgatggtggtggtggtgggcgGAGAAGCCGGAGAAGCTCAGGCTGTGGTGCAGCTTGGGCcgctcgccgccgccgccgcgcggGTGCCCGAAGCCGCCGCCGCCCAGCGGGTGCTCGCGGGGGGCGAAGGCGCGGAGGTCGCCGGTGCTGCCGGCGGGGTGCGGGGCCGCGTGGTGCGCGTGGTGGTGCGGCCCggccgcggcggcgggcgggggggcGGCCGTGCCCCCGCCGGGCGCCGGGCGGCGCTCGTCAGCGTTGTGGATGAAGTGGCAGCGCGGGCCGTAGGGGCAGAAGCCGATGGTGTGGAAGGTGCGGCAGAGCTCGGTCTTGTACTTGGGGTGGCGGGTGAGGCTGCGCAGCTCGTGGAAGCCGTGAGCGAACTGGCACTTCTCGCCGTACTTGCAGGCACCGCTCTCCTCGAAGGGGCGGCACAGCTCCGTCTTGTAGCGCGTCGAGTTGATGggggccccgccgccgccgccggagcCGCTCCCCTTGCCGGccgcctgctgctgctgctgaagctgctgcatGAGATGCTGGCTGCGCTCGCCGTTCTCGCTGAAGGAGCGGTCCCGGAACTTGTTCTCCTTGTTGAGCAGGGccgtggggctgctgctgccgccgcctcCGCCGGAGCCCGTCTCCTTCAGATTGCCGaacgaggaggaggaggacgacGACGACGAAGACGAGGATGTGGAAGAAGAGCTGGAACCGGTAGGGCTGGGGAACTTGGAGCCGCCGGCCAGCGCCGTCAGGTTGCTGGTCGAGTGCCGCCGCAGGAAGCCCGGCGCgaagctggagctgggaggggtcACCGGGGTCCCCACGGCTTTCTTGTCCAGCATGCTGCTGAGGTTGGTCAGGGACTTCTCCGTCTGCCGGGgcggggagaggggagggggtgggggagaCAGCGGGAGAGAGAGAGGGTGTTGCGGGTGACCGCCTGCCCACGGCCACGGCTCCCCACCGCCGCGGGAGTCGAGGCGGGGGTCGCGCCGCCCGACCGCCCCGCAAAGCGGGTCTGCCGGTAGCGCCGGCGGGGCAGGACAGCGCCGGGGAGAAGCCCCCGCGCCAACTCTGCTGCATTTGCAACTTTTTTCAAAAGTTCCTCCTATCAGCGCAACATgcgggcaggggctgcagggcggCCCGGCTCCCCCGCGGCTACAGGACCAGCCCGCCCCGAACGCGGCCGCCGGGAAGCCATGGGGCGGCATTCCGGGGCTCGCAGCCTTGCGTCAGCCGCTGTCCCCGGCCGGCTGTCAGACCGTGACCCGCCCGCAGAGCCCGGCCCGGCACGGgcctcccgccccgccgcgctgcCCCGGTAGCCCGGAGCGTCGCTCTGCACATGGCGGCAGCGGCAGACCGCGTCCCGCCCAGCCAAACGCGCTCTTCCCTACCTTGCACAAGAAGTCAATGTCGTAGAAGGCAGATAAAAGTGTCGTCGACATTTCTAGATCCTGTAATGGTCGGATATACAGGAAGGACCGAAAGATCCCGCTCTCCTCGGAGGGTTTGGAAAAGCCAC is from Serinus canaria isolate serCan28SL12 chromosome 3, serCan2020, whole genome shotgun sequence and encodes:
- the ZFP36L2 gene encoding mRNA decay activator protein ZFP36L2; this translates as MSTTLLSAFYDIDFLCKTEKSLTNLSSMLDKKAVGTPVTPPSSSFAPGFLRRHSTSNLTALAGGSKFPSPTGSSSSSTSSSSSSSSSSSSFGNLKETGSGGGGGSSSPTALLNKENKFRDRSFSENGERSQHLMQQLQQQQQAAGKGSGSGGGGGAPINSTRYKTELCRPFEESGACKYGEKCQFAHGFHELRSLTRHPKYKTELCRTFHTIGFCPYGPRCHFIHNADERRPAPGGGTAAPPPAAAAGPHHHAHHAAPHPAGSTGDLRAFAPREHPLGGGGFGHPRGGGGERPKLHHSLSFSGFSAHHHHHHPPHPHGTAPPPPPPGGRLDAALLESPGGSRTPPPPASASYCEELLSPPCANNAFAFSGQELGSLIAPLALHTQNFAAAAAAAAAAAAYYRCQQQPPPPGGACPPPPASPPFSFQPLRRLSESPVFDAPPSPPDSLSDRESYLSGSLSSGSLSGSESPSLDSGRRLPIFSRLSISDD